One Cohnella candidum genomic region harbors:
- the ligD gene encoding non-homologous end-joining DNA ligase: protein MPATKTILKLGDYELNVTHPDKMIWPDMNITKLDYIQLLAKLGPYLLPHSTGRYLTTIRYPEGIAGTSFYQKNAPKPTPPFVKIAQDGNIHYVVLDSMETLVWLGSLYSLELHVSCEIIGDPLPDRWILDIDPSLDEEPRIMEAASLVGELLHSLGLDAVAKTSGATGVQVVMPIERGPTFDELRAFGKFVSEYLTVRNPKLFTVERFKKDRGTLIYLDYLQFHPGRTLAAPYTPRARPGAPVSTPLTWDEVARNPAPTDFNLLNIEQRLKERGELISQMKPQPLGRVLKSISTL from the coding sequence ATGCCCGCGACGAAGACGATCCTGAAGCTCGGGGACTACGAGCTTAACGTCACGCACCCGGATAAAATGATATGGCCGGATATGAACATCACCAAATTGGACTATATTCAATTGCTAGCGAAACTCGGCCCTTATCTGCTGCCCCATTCGACGGGCCGCTACCTGACGACGATCCGCTATCCGGAAGGCATCGCGGGGACGTCATTTTACCAAAAGAACGCCCCCAAACCCACGCCTCCGTTCGTCAAGATCGCCCAGGACGGCAACATCCATTACGTGGTGCTGGATTCGATGGAAACACTGGTTTGGCTGGGCAGTCTGTACAGTCTCGAGCTCCACGTCTCCTGCGAAATCATCGGGGATCCGCTTCCCGACCGGTGGATTCTCGACATCGACCCTTCGCTGGATGAGGAGCCCCGTATTATGGAAGCAGCGTCCCTCGTCGGCGAGCTTCTTCATTCGCTCGGTCTCGACGCCGTAGCGAAAACGTCCGGGGCCACCGGCGTCCAGGTCGTGATGCCGATCGAGCGCGGCCCTACCTTCGACGAGCTGAGGGCTTTCGGCAAATTCGTTTCCGAGTACCTGACCGTCCGGAACCCGAAACTGTTCACGGTGGAACGGTTCAAAAAGGATCGGGGAACGCTCATTTACCTGGACTACTTGCAATTCCATCCCGGCCGGACGTTAGCCGCTCCTTACACGCCCCGTGCTCGGCCCGGCGCTCCCGTCTCCACGCCCTTAACGTGGGACGAAGTCGCCCGCAACCCGGCCCCAACTGACTTTAACCTGCTCAATATCGAACAGAGACTCAAAGAGCGCGGCGAACTGATCTCTCAAATGAAGCCCCAGCCGCTCGGCCGCGTACTCAAGAGCATTTCCACTCTATAG
- a CDS encoding Ku protein yields MHTVWKGAISFGLVHVPVKMFTSTEDKDVHLRYIHKPCGTPIAYTRSCPHCQKEAEWEEISRGYEYEKGRFVLFENEELDAIKPENTRTIQILDFVDLTEIDPLYFQKAYYLSPDQAGAGAYSLLLEAMRQSGKIGIAKIAIRSKSSLAAIRAVENCICMETMHYPDEIRALQLVPNLPEQTNVNERELNMAKLLIDQLSAPFEPEKYTDDYRIALLDAIQRKITGQGTDVVTAPAAERTNVIDLMAALQASLEAVKTPAPAAAPATAEPAAAAAGGGSTRTKKPRAPRTRKTETAP; encoded by the coding sequence ATGCATACCGTCTGGAAGGGCGCGATCAGCTTCGGCTTGGTGCACGTCCCCGTTAAAATGTTTACCTCCACCGAGGACAAGGATGTGCATTTGCGCTACATTCATAAGCCGTGCGGCACTCCCATCGCCTACACGCGTTCCTGCCCCCATTGCCAGAAGGAAGCGGAGTGGGAGGAAATTTCGAGAGGCTACGAGTATGAAAAAGGCCGATTCGTGCTGTTCGAAAATGAGGAGCTGGACGCGATCAAGCCCGAAAATACGAGGACGATCCAAATTCTCGACTTCGTGGACCTGACGGAAATCGATCCGCTTTATTTTCAGAAGGCTTACTATTTGTCACCCGACCAGGCGGGCGCCGGCGCTTACAGCTTGCTGCTCGAAGCGATGCGGCAGTCCGGCAAGATCGGCATCGCCAAAATCGCCATTCGGAGCAAAAGCAGCCTCGCCGCCATCCGTGCGGTGGAGAATTGCATTTGCATGGAGACGATGCATTACCCGGACGAAATCCGCGCGCTTCAGCTCGTCCCCAATCTGCCGGAGCAAACGAACGTCAACGAGCGCGAGCTGAACATGGCCAAGCTGCTGATCGATCAGCTGTCCGCCCCGTTCGAGCCGGAGAAGTACACCGACGATTATCGGATCGCCTTGCTCGATGCCATCCAGCGGAAAATCACCGGCCAAGGCACGGACGTCGTCACGGCGCCCGCCGCGGAACGCACGAACGTCATCGACCTGATGGCCGCGCTGCAGGCGAGCTTAGAGGCGGTCAAGACGCCCGCGCCGGCCGCAGCGCCGGCAACGGCGGAACCTGCAGCCGCAGCGGCCGGAGGAGGAAGTACGCGAACGAAGAAACCGCGGGCCCCGCGCACTCGCAAAACGGAAACGGCTCCCTGA
- a CDS encoding GNAT family N-acetyltransferase: MITVDAFVVSDDPAWLDLRGTYDYLQANMYWAAKLSYEDFVRSLAFSAVCLGVYQTDDANRRKQVGFARVVSDRATFAYLTDVFIHEDYRGLGLSKKLMEAVMSHPDLQSLRRFLLVTADAQGLYSRYGFRELGEEGSHWLQIFRG; this comes from the coding sequence ATGATTACCGTAGACGCCTTCGTCGTCTCCGACGACCCGGCTTGGCTGGACCTGAGAGGAACCTACGACTATCTGCAAGCCAACATGTATTGGGCCGCTAAACTCAGCTACGAGGACTTCGTGCGTTCCCTGGCATTCTCCGCCGTTTGCCTGGGCGTTTATCAAACGGACGACGCAAACCGCCGCAAACAAGTCGGGTTCGCCAGGGTCGTGTCCGATCGCGCTACGTTCGCCTATTTGACGGACGTCTTCATCCACGAGGATTACCGAGGGCTCGGGTTATCCAAAAAGCTGATGGAAGCCGTCATGTCCCATCCGGATCTCCAAAGTTTGAGAAGATTCCTTCTCGTGACGGCAGACGCCCAGGGGCTGTACAGCCGGTACGGGTTTCGGGAGCTGGGGGAGGAAGGCTCTCATTGGCTGCAAATTTTCCGGGGGTAA
- a CDS encoding Lrp/AsnC family transcriptional regulator has translation MTEPLLDELDRRILDCLVEDATRSHKEIGQLVHLTGQAVGARIRKLEESGIVEGYTIRYRPERLGKPVHALVTVFMHPASSHASFQRFVAEDDRVAETVRVSGEGCYWLRVHAGTHDELNAFLDELLKYGNYRCSLSIGRIK, from the coding sequence ATGACGGAACCGCTATTGGATGAACTGGATCGGCGCATTCTGGACTGCTTGGTGGAGGACGCCACGCGCTCCCATAAGGAGATCGGGCAGCTCGTCCATCTCACGGGCCAAGCAGTAGGTGCTCGAATCCGCAAGCTGGAGGAGAGCGGCATCGTGGAAGGATACACGATCCGCTATCGGCCCGAGCGTTTGGGCAAACCGGTGCATGCCCTCGTGACCGTATTCATGCATCCGGCTTCCTCGCATGCGTCCTTCCAGCGTTTCGTCGCGGAAGACGATCGTGTCGCCGAAACGGTGCGCGTAAGCGGAGAAGGCTGCTACTGGCTGAGGGTGCACGCCGGCACGCATGACGAGCTCAACGCGTTTCTCGACGAGCTGCTGAAGTATGGGAACTACCGCTGCAGTCTCTCGATTGGCCGGATCAAGTGA
- a CDS encoding MBL fold metallo-hydrolase has product MKLQLIRHATLAIEYGGLRIVVDPMLSEPEANPPIANTPNARHNPLVPMPVQAESLANADLLIVTHLHQDHWDAAAATFFDKNLPLLCQPGDEPTLHQQGFSNAIPVQEHTTVGSVTFHRTGGRHGTGEIGLRMGQVSGFVFKANGEPTLYIAGDTIYCAEVEEALSRYRPEWTVVNAGAARFLVGDPITMTADDVAKVSEISPATKVVAVHMEAINHCLLMREELESEMERRGLTGRVVVPNDGEVIRP; this is encoded by the coding sequence ATGAAACTTCAACTCATCCGGCATGCCACGCTGGCGATCGAATACGGGGGCTTGCGGATCGTCGTCGATCCGATGCTGTCGGAACCGGAAGCGAACCCGCCGATCGCCAATACGCCGAACGCCCGGCACAACCCGCTCGTCCCGATGCCGGTTCAGGCCGAATCGCTCGCGAACGCCGACCTGCTTATCGTCACCCACCTGCACCAAGACCATTGGGACGCCGCCGCGGCCACATTTTTCGACAAGAACCTGCCGCTCCTGTGCCAACCGGGTGATGAGCCGACGCTGCATCAACAAGGCTTTTCGAACGCCATTCCGGTCCAAGAACACACCACGGTGGGCAGCGTGACTTTCCATCGAACCGGCGGCCGCCACGGCACGGGCGAGATCGGACTCCGAATGGGGCAAGTCTCCGGCTTCGTGTTCAAAGCAAACGGGGAGCCGACGTTGTATATCGCAGGGGACACGATCTACTGCGCCGAAGTCGAGGAAGCGCTCAGCCGTTACCGGCCGGAATGGACGGTCGTGAACGCCGGAGCCGCAAGGTTCCTTGTCGGGGATCCCATCACGATGACGGCGGACGACGTGGCCAAAGTCTCCGAGATTTCTCCCGCTACGAAAGTCGTCGCGGTACACATGGAAGCGATCAATCACTGCTTGCTGATGCGGGAAGAGTTGGAGAGCGAGATGGAGCGCAGAGGTTTAACAGGCAGGGTGGTCGTTCCGAATGACGGCGAGGTGATCCGACCATGA
- a CDS encoding FAD-dependent oxidoreductase, whose product MYDIAIIGAGPAGASAALFTAKAGKKTLVLDSDQSVTKRAWIENHYGAPDISGPDLVAVGKKQAAKFGAEFVTAKVSKLNAKDGSVAIETEGGETYEATHVILATGMLTDMAEASGIATKPGTEPRIKTIVDVTPEGRTNQANVWAAGTVAGVSMHTIVTAGDGAKVAINVISELNGERYVDHDVLKS is encoded by the coding sequence ATGTACGATATCGCGATCATCGGAGCCGGTCCTGCCGGGGCCAGCGCCGCTTTGTTCACGGCTAAAGCGGGCAAGAAAACGCTCGTGCTGGACAGCGACCAAAGCGTCACCAAACGGGCCTGGATCGAAAACCACTACGGCGCGCCGGATATTTCCGGTCCGGACCTCGTCGCGGTCGGCAAGAAGCAAGCAGCCAAATTCGGGGCCGAATTCGTGACGGCCAAAGTTTCCAAGCTGAACGCGAAGGACGGCTCCGTCGCCATCGAGACGGAAGGCGGAGAAACCTACGAAGCGACGCATGTCATCCTCGCAACGGGCATGCTGACCGACATGGCGGAAGCCAGCGGCATCGCCACGAAGCCGGGCACCGAGCCCCGCATCAAAACGATCGTCGACGTCACGCCGGAAGGCCGAACGAATCAAGCGAATGTATGGGCGGCCGGTACGGTGGCGGGCGTCAGCATGCATACGATCGTGACGGCCGGCGACGGCGCCAAAGTCGCGATCAACGTCATCAGCGAGCTGAACGGCGAACGCTACGTCGACCACGACGTACTGAAAAGCTGA
- a CDS encoding H-type small acid-soluble spore protein, with translation MNAERAQQIYDSKDTIPVHLDNGQSVWIEKVDQANGVATVQVGTNPINTQTVAVERLHEPH, from the coding sequence ATGAATGCGGAAAGAGCGCAGCAAATTTACGATTCGAAGGACACGATCCCGGTCCATCTCGATAACGGACAGTCGGTTTGGATCGAAAAAGTGGACCAAGCGAACGGAGTGGCGACCGTGCAGGTCGGCACGAATCCGATTAATACGCAGACGGTGGCGGTGGAACGGCTTCACGAGCCGCACTGA